From Mytilus galloprovincialis chromosome 9, xbMytGall1.hap1.1, whole genome shotgun sequence, the proteins below share one genomic window:
- the LOC143046535 gene encoding uncharacterized protein LOC143046535, with translation MPASRYVEMPASRYFGMPASRYIWMPASGYFGMPASGYFGMSASRCTFHRIVDHLAEKVERREYKGGRPQLTLEKQILIALWYFANTECYRSIASRFDVSMPGVVGAIDGTHIAIPGPNQHHENYINRKGFHSIVAQVECDHEMKFMSVNTGWPGSVHDARVFRNSKIGKRIIDKKNLAR, from the exons atgccagcatcccgatATGTTgagatgccagcatccagatattttgggatgccagcatccagatatatttGGATGCCAGCATctggatattttgggatgccagcatcagGATATTTTGGGATGTCAGCATCCAGAt GCACCTTTCACAGAATTGTAGACCACCTTGCTGAAAAGGTAGAACGACGAGAATATAAAGGAGGCAGACCACAACTAACATTAGAGAAACAAATATTAATTGCATTGTGGTATTTTGCAAATACAGAGTGCTATAGGTCAATTGCAAGTCGTTTTGATGTGA GTATGCCAGGTGTGGTTGGTGCAATAGACGGAACCCATATTGCAATACCTGGTCCAAATCAACATCATGAAAATTACATTAACAGAAAAGGATTCCATAGTATTGTTGCCCAAGTAGAATGCGACCATGAGATGAAGTTTATGTCTGTTAATACTGGGTGGCCAGGATCCGTTCATGATGCCCGTGTTTTCCGAAATTCTAAAATAGGGAAGCggattatagataaaaaaaatcttgccaGATGA